The Telopea speciosissima isolate NSW1024214 ecotype Mountain lineage chromosome 11, Tspe_v1, whole genome shotgun sequence genome includes the window CTCGACAAAGCCATCGAATATCTTATTAAAACACAATTGGATCAAGAACTTATAACAATGGGTCAAGAGCAGGTCAATAGCAATCAAAGGAATCACCCTTCAAATCGATGTGTGGGTGAATCGTCATGTGTATTCCTATGCACTCATGTAAAGTAATTCACAATATAGGACACTTAGACACTTTTGACTAAAAAGTTCCAAATATAACatatgggggaaaaaaaagttgCTTAGTGGGTGGCTCATGCGCTCAAACACAAGAACACGTGAAATTACTGTCCAAtctttcttaaaataaaaaatatcattcGTATTGATGCCCTGTACACACTAGTGCAACGGCTACAAGTACCAAATAGTGATCTCTTGGCCATGACATATTTAAGTGATCCCTCACATTAGGTTGCCAATTATTAAAGTCCGAATCCTAGTAATACCCATGGCCCACACAAGAACATATACTTTTACTTTACTTGATTCCAATTCTAAAGTTCTAAAAAGGGTTATTCACGTGAGGTGGTGAGAGAGATCTCTCCATGACTTCTTCTCCAATATTAAGCAATTAACTTTCTGTGGTTACCTATGAATCACGTCAACATACATGTTGATCCTTTGACCTTTATTCCATGTCATGAGCTCCACTCCTCTTTCTGTTTAGCTTATAAAAGAAGGCAAAGAAtacaaaccctaaaaaaataaataaagagtacATTGCCTTAAAGAGTGTATTTGAGAACTTGAGAGCCACATGACTAAGTGTAACCTTGCCTGTATCTACGAAACAATTCTTCTGTTTTAGTATTTCTAATGAATAAAGCACAACAACCCACCAAGTAGACACAAATAAGGGCAATGAGAGTGATAACTAGAATAACATTATCTACTCTCCTCCATTCCTTCTTAAGATTAGCTAGTAAACCAGCCTTGCATGAGTTGCAAGCATAACAAAGCTGTGTCTTATCATTGCTCCATTTCAAGCAATCTATGTCGGCGGCCGTATTTATCGGACTAATCCAATACGTCGGATTTACGTACGTGTAACCGCATTGTGTCGGTGGCTTGCAGCATCCAGACTAAAGGAACATGAAAGTTGAGAATAGTTAGGTTTAGTTAGAGAAATTAAGGTTGAAGATCAACTAGAGATGTAATTGATCATCAATCACCGGATACATGGTGAAGAAATAGTGTATATGTTACTTAATTCGTAGGGTTTTCATGATTAATCTTGTACATGGAAACCCTACTTTGATATGGTCATTCTAGGATTAATTCATCAACACATCTAAAGGGATATCTTTGGGTTGAAGAATACTTAGTTTCTCTACAAAATTAACTTTGTGAGATTCTTCCTACAGTAGGGTTGTCATTACCTGTTTTTTGCATGTAGCCATGGCTaaggcaatttggatcctctgttgCTGCTTGCCTGTGCTGCAGTTGTGCTTCCTCACACAGATAGGAGCacaatgaccgccctacccactgcctgagcgccctgcccgggtggggtagggtggtcattgctcCCTGTCTGTGTGAGCCGTCTGTAGCACGGGTAGGCAGTAGTAGACAATCCAGATCCTAGCTAGGGGGTGTCAACCAGTCAGGTCTAATCAGTTTTCACCAATTTAAGGCTCTACATCATTACCAACTATTTAGTGATCCGATCACGTAGGCCAGGACATGAACATGTTTTTATTGGATCGATCGGTTATTAGTCCATAATCAGGCTAATCGGGCTTTAAACGCACTAATTGGTTAATAAGGCTAAAATGGGCTTAAACTGGCTAATTACATGCTATAAACGGTCGGTTTCAGTCGAGCGCCCATCGGGATAGAACCAAATATTGTTACCAACCATGACCATAAATTGGCTAGTCTCGGTGTCGGGCTTTTACTGGTCAGACCTACTAGTGCAGGCTATCATTTGACACCCCTTCCTTGAGTTGGGATGCCAACCCCTAGTGGCTTATAGGCCCTCAATGGgagattaccaaaaaaaatagagacaTTAACAATAGGGGAAGAGTTCTCTATAGGGGGGAAGCGTCGCCCCTATGCCCAcaaggccaatgagagtgtgtgtggaagcatcaacagggcggtcatcccccccccccccgcccccggTGTCTGGACACAGGCCACGCTTTTCTCCACCAAAACCTTAACAATATTAAGGAAAGATAAAATGTAAATGTAAGATACCTGTAAGGGGCTAATACTTGCATTGAAGAAATCCTGAGCAGAATGGTAAGTCTGATTCAATTCTGAACACATAGCTGTGGAGCTAAGACAATTCCGAATCCTATCCCACTTGTAAGAACTCTGCACTCTTCTTCGCAGCCACACAGAGTAGTCATCTAAATGATACTCTAGATAAGCTCTACTAGGAACAGGGTGACCTGAGCCCTTTGTGGTGACCTTATAGATGAATACTACTAGACAAGCTAGTAGTATTATAAGAATAAGCATGGCAATAAGGTAGAAGATGAGAAGCCATGGAATGCGCCAGAATGCTCCCACAAGGCCTGCTAGTGCCACAACCAAGATTGCTATGCCCAAAATGATAACTGGCCATTGAAGTATCTTAACACAAGCATTTTCCGATTCGCTCGCGAGCCAGATTCCGGCACCGATGATAGGGATTGAAAGGAGAACACCCACCAAATTGCTAGCTGCAATAACTTTGTTTCTCATTGACATCTTGGCAAGGTGATTTGCTTGTGGTGAGAAGGAACTATTGAAACAAAATAAGGTTTAGAGAAAAGAATGACTTCAGAGTGCTactttggtatatatatatacaaccgAAGATCACCTTTTGCTCTTTCTTCCTAGGGACCAGACGATAAAGGGGAACCAAAGTAAGGGTCATATTTTATAATTGTTTTGTGTAGAGctgatttctcttctttttgtaaTATCTTTCTTAAAGGAAACTGTCTCCAAGATTCTAATGAAATGCCTTGTAGAAATTAACCTAGAAGATGCATGGTTTTTACCTGTCTTGGATGCCTCATTTGTTTTCATATTTGATCTGATTTTCTCTCTCATGGAATCATGATGTGGTAATTTTAACCGTTAGATAGATAATACATAGTGGATTAACCACGTGTCAAGTTTCagagcctaattcaatcaaatacctctCTGTAGTGGCATGTATCCCTATGTATGTCCATGTATGCCTGCAGTACTACTCTTGTGCACTCATCCATAGCCCTGAATTTTCCAAAGCTTTACTTTTTCACTTATTAAGTGTAAACTCTAGTTTGACTGGAATTTTATATGTGAGCAAGGAATCTTGGATTCTACCTGTCCACAAATTGAGTCCCATCCGCCTTACTCCTAATCCAAGACCTTATATCAAGGCCATACATacacaacaaagaaaaaataaaaaaaccctcccaaacaaaagaaaaaataggaaacCAGAAAGGCTTTATACTGCAACTATACATAAGATTTGTGTAACTCTAACAAAAGGAATCTCAGAATAGTCATCTCCAATCGCCTGCTTAACAGAAGCTGGGAAATTTCTGAAGTCCGAACAAAAAACATTAGATTGATTACTGACAGCCAAATTATCTCACGATAAGCATGAATAACTGGAATAACAGAATGTTTTTAGCAACTATTAGATACCTTGATCCACCACCTggcccctattagaggaactggaaaACTAGAccaggcagggaactggaggaaataattttccctatttAGCATGCAAAAACCCTAGTTAGGTTTCTTTGTTACATGCTATGGAACTAGGTGTTATTACTTTTTAATCATATGGCCACTAAATTTTGTTCGCCAAACTAATCCTCCTTTCTCACTCGCTTTCCATCCCAAGCATCCTCTACATTTTCTTCACTGTTATatccccctttgtcattgtgacttcatttattaaaaaatacacCTCAGGTGTCCAATCTTTATTAAAAGTACTTATGAGGTACtcattttttcaaaagaaatgttTGAGGCGCTTTGTCGATTAGTCTTAttctaaaataaatatatttccAAATTTACCTTTATTCTGCTCCCTCCCTTCATCCCACCTTTGCCTCCACTTTTGTCGTTTCCCTGACCGCACCACCACTTTACACCtccttcatttttcctttttttttataaagcatAATAGTTAACTAGcggtgcaagtttggctctaTCGACTCGAACCAGCCCTGTGAGttcgaacagggcctgggctgagatacctgACCTTAAGGGTGGGTCAGGGATGGAAATTgttggccctgagttagggttaatcgggttagggttgaggcctcgggttgagcccggcctggcccggcccagcccaaccctgatttaagttataatataatatatatattgacatactatatatatattataaactttaaatgtcacacatattttgttatataatatattatatatgaagataataagtgataatatattttattatagtatttttttatgtaaaattgataattttctcccagACTCTATCCAACTcagtccagtccatgcatctctaccTTCCCCCACCCCATGATTAGGACCAATCAAGGTGAGCCCAACCCAActttgagggcgggtcaaggttggatttccAGACCCTGAGTCAGGATCGAGTCGGACCTGGGCCCAATTAAGGGGAGTCAAGGTTGGACTGGGGTTTTGAAAAGCCCGGTCCAActcgaccctgttgcagccctacagTAAACCTCCTTCAAAGGATAATAATATCTAAAATGGGAAGGCAAGGGAGCAAAAGGTGGATAAAAGAGGAGTATTGATAAACAAATCTCACTGTTCCTCAATAACAGATTTGGCATTACCAGCCATCAAGTCTCACTATTTCTCAATATAAGATATGGCATTTGCCAATCATTGCATAAACTCGTTTTATCTTTGTTAACCATACACTCGTGCAAGAAAACAGCAAGCTCATCATTTACCCCCCTATCCTCAAGGAATTCCTGAATCCTGATATGCATTCTGAAGCTCATCGTCCAAATCCTTAAAATCAGGTCCAACATAAGGCCTCGCCGACATTCCACCACGCCTAAGCATGAAAATTTTCTGAATCTCCATGGAATCCAGCCATGGTGAGCACACGAACTCCAAAACATCTCAACCCTCTCCCTTCGAGACATCAACAATCAAACTGAAGTGGCGCTGTGCATCCTCTACCTGACCAGGAACAGATACACTTCCGTCAAACATCGTAACCTCAATCTTAATATCTTCCTTGTTACCATACTTCCCTCTCAGTCTAATCCATTGCTCCCCCGGCCGATCTTCCACCGTATACGAATTGAATTCCGTTACAGGCTGTTTGGGAGGGTTCAGATTCGTATTGAATTTCGGTGCACAAGGGTTGTTGCTCCATTTGCGGATGAGATCTTCGAAACAGTGAAATCAGGGTTTTGGGTGAAGAAGAAAATCGAAATGCTCTACCCTCCATTTGGATCAATCGGACCATTTTGCACACTCTATTGGACTTCTGAGAGATTTGTAAGCCAAGACAAGGAAGCCCCGTACACCTCCTTCCCCCTATTCACGCCCTCCCCTTCCAACATCTCTTCTAACTCACTCGGTAACCATATTAAATTaggggagaatgttctctgtgccacaacgcagcctgtgcccaggcacatggacagcctgTGTAAGAGGGCAAAGTGATCATTGCGCCCCACTCCATGTGCCGGCATAGGCTTctctacggcacagagaacagcaccacCATTAAATTAGAACCAACTAATGGCATTCATacaaacataagaaaaaaataaattgaagggAAAGGGACTAAGGGCTGCAGAATGGCTGATCAATTTGCAGATTTTCTAGAAGATTCAAATCGAAGGTAATTTACTATAGAAACTCACAGAAAGAAAAGGCAGAACAAGATATGCACATGCAATTTGGTTAACTTCTTGAGTGAGTTAGAAGAGATGCGGGAAAGGGAGGGTCTGAATAGGGAAGGTGTACGAGGTTGTGCCATCAGGGAAGCGCCAGAAGTGGAGGCGAAGGTGCGATGAAGAAGTGGAGGCGAAGGTGCGATGAAGAACAGGTGGGAGTAGGGTAAGggtaaatttgaaaatattttcatcTTAGAATAAGACCAACCAACAAAGTACCCCAAACGTCACTTCTGAAAAATGGGTACCTCAGAAATCCTTTTAACAAAGATTGGGCATCTCAGGTGTATTACACCCAAAATCAATTCtccaaagttttaaaaaatgtaaGATGTCTAATTGCATGTCTTCTTTTAGAAATCTAACTACAAAAATTTGCTTCATAAGAAGTTAAAACAAATATTTTAAAGTTTTACAACAGGAGACCAACCATTTTATGTTGATAATCTCTAAAATAATGCAGGGGAAGTAAAAAATGTCTCCCTACTTCCATTCATTTTTATGTCAAAACAATCGAagcttttgttattttgttgtggGTAAGCTGAACCAACTTCTTTTTgttgtatagctttaaattGATCTAAAATATTAAGTAATGTGCAGCAGAGTACCTGATACAGAGAGATGAGGAAGGAAAAAAACATCCTGATAAACAACTatgtgaagcgagagagagacaaagaagCCTCCTGATAAACAAATTGTATCTTTGTTGTGAAGCCTCTTTACTTCTACCAAAATAATCTTTAAAGATAAATCATCTCATCAGTTCCTAATAATACAAAATTGAATCAAAAGTGATCTTAAGAGTGAACTCCCTCACTAGGAGGATTTCAGCTTTGCCGATGCTGAGGCATGGTGAGATAATGCCCTGTGTCCGACAAATAACAGAAAAGCTCCCAAGAACCCAAGGGCCTTCAGTGTCGTGAACAAATCCAACTGCAGGCACCAACAATAATATAAATATTATGCATTCACACCTAATAGACTCACAATAAATACATGCATCGAATAAGGAAGAACGATATAATATGGGATTATGAGATGATAAATTATCAACAAAATGACCAACCTTCAACCAGAAAAGCAGGTAAAGCAAAAGAACAGATGCAATGCCAACATGGAAGAGGGCAGCAAATGTAGCCGGTACGGCTGAAGTAGGGAAGTTCTTTAAGTTCACTCTGAAACATAATAACTGCAAAAGACAACCAAAGCTTGTTAATAGATATGACCGGTGTAATAAGACAATCAGGAAGACAAGTAAAGTAATCTCCTAGTAAAAATGAAGATAATGCACCATAGCGCCTACAAGGACTTCATCAGTACTGAAAGACATTGCCAACGAGATGAATTGTTTAACCAGATTTCATGAATACCACAACTACACCACTACTGACCACACTGCAATAAAACTATTAAAATTGATGAACCAACCCTCATGATACAAACAATTAATGATATTATTCAAGAAACTATGAAAAATAATGGTAAGGATAAAAAAGTACATAATGTTAGATAAATTGACAACCTGAAGACTCAGATTCATTAATCCAATTTCAATTCAGCTTCCAATTCAAGAAGCAAAGGAAAATTATTAGTGAAGATCTAAGAGGGCCTCGAGTGAAACCACATCTAAGATGTAAAGTAGAAACGCACCCCAATTAAGAAACCAATGAATGGTAGAAGCGTAAGACCCGAGAAGACAAGAGCAAGCTCCTTGGGCGGAAGTTTCTCTGGTACCCTGAAGATATGGGTTATTTCCTGTTTGGATCCATATCTTGAGTAGGGATCAACAGATTGTGGAGGAGGGCGTGTTGCCTTTTCTGGTGGCTCTGGTAGATCTAACTCAATATTGCCCAAATCCTTCAAGAATGAGTTTTCCTGCAAAATTACAAACATCGACGCTTAGTTATCCACTAAaaataatttcctttttttacACTTCCATTTCCTGGACTCCAAATTTCTTCACTGCAGGTTGTCACATCATTTTCTTAAAAAGATAATAGACCACTGaaacaaacagagagagagagtaccatGGCAGCATCACCAACAGTAAGTTGAATGTCATATCTTCCAGAGAGATAGTAGAACTTCTCGACTAAACTGAGGAAATCCTACAAGCCAAAGTAGTGTATGAATAACCACACACATGTATATTTTTCAAACAAAGACCCAATGGGTAAGATGTAGTCAAATGGATGATTCATTCAACTGAGTTTTGCCCATGGTgaacccagtgcacgaggctcccgccattgcaaggtctggggaggatcctaatgtatgcagccttacccctgcttcgcagagaggcaggggtaaggcaccaTGAGTTTTGCCCATGCCTAACCAAAAAAACTGGGGCACACCAACAGCCACCATGAGTTTCAAAAGAAACTCAAAAGAATACCTACCGTaaccataattgtcaaggcatcgcctaggtggTCCAGGCTGTTTATAGGGTCCAAGGCAATAGCACGCCTTGTTGACACTAATTtaagtttattttttaatgaatataGTGATATAAAATCCTATAATATGTTTaatatatgttggttttctcatattaagtcattactagcataattatataaggATTCTATGTTGGATATAAGCACAATTATATAAATTTATCGATGttatattacatatagtcatATACTGCACACCTAAGCGGGCACCTTGTCGCCTCGGCACCCCTCCAACACCGTGGGTAGTCTAGTCGCCTTGACCACTATGACCATAACGATATTTTTTGCACTATTATCTTCTGAGGGCCAttagcaaaaatacatgatcatttctaatttatttacaaTTTCTTTTGACATCATTTACAAATGCCTTCTGTAAGTTAGAAAATTTCTTAGGATCTTCTCATATAATGTAATAAagtatttttaatgttttttgaGAAAAGACTATGATGCTGAGATTTATAAGAGTAGCCAACCACTTAATCAACCAAGTTTTCATGCAAATGTAAAATGCTAGTTGGATGCTTAAAGGATTCAGGATGTGTCTCACTTAAACAAGTGAGCAAAAAGTTGAAGTGCCAAAACCTAGTCATCAGGAGTGATGGAAGAAACTTAACTAGTACTATCTCAAACTGTTTTCCAGAATTCCCCACCACAAAGATATGCTCAACTTTGGTTTCATGTCTCAACTGAAGGAACACCTGCAGGCAAATAAATTTCTCAAAAAAGTCAGCATGAGGAAGCATCATTCTTGAGCAACCAAAAAACAGACCACAAACCTGATGTGGCTTAAAAACGTGGCCAAGAGGAGTCGTCAACTGAAAGGACAACCGCAACTTCTGCAGATGGTTTGCTGACAGTGACACACTGGTTTCCCCTGATAAATCCAGTCTGAATAAAACAAATGAAGCACTAGGTTTAGGTTTCAGTTCTTCGCTaaaaaaatcatcaagtcaCACCAGCACTAGTTCCTTTGTTTCACAAACCAATTACAGTTTCAGTTTTTCACAGTTTTTTATGTACCCTGTATTTCAATTGcatctctatttctctcccaaaTTGACCAGAGCCATGATCTATGTGGTTCGAGGTGAATAAAGAATAATAGTGTAAATTGGAATTCAATAATGCACAAAAGGTATCCCATATTACGGACCCACTCCAATGCATAGTTAACAAATTCACGAATAATTTGGGAAATAATTCGGTTTGGGCAAAATTCAGACTGAATCCAAACAGGTTCGAAAATTCCTGAAaatttcacatttttttatagtttGCAAATAAGTCAGGAATTGAATAATTTGACCTGAAAGATTCAGACCCCAATTGAGAATATTTCTACTGAGTTTGAAAAAATCGtaatatttgaaaatttaataaagtaaagaaaacagacccaatttttgaaatcttttcaaaattttactAAAAATTCAAGGACATTGAACTAAATTTTTTGTTCTAAATTTTTCCAAACATAAATTATTAATTCCCGAATTAAGTCAAATCCGACTTTTTACTGAGTGAGACTCCATCCTTAATGCACCAAGACAGCATCGAATAAAAGCAATAAGTTGGGGTTAAGTGGGCTCATACTTGTCAACTCTTCTTCAATAGAGTCTTGGATTTCACCTAAAATatcattattctttttttttat containing:
- the LOC122646399 gene encoding protein TORNADO 2-like is translated as MSMRNKVIAASNLVGVLLSIPIIGAGIWLASESENACVKILQWPVIILGIAILVVALAGLVGAFWRIPWLLIFYLIAMLILIILLACLVVFIYKVTTKGSGHPVPSRAYLEYHLDDYSVWLRRRVQSSYKWDRIRNCLSSTAMCSELNQTYHSAQDFFNASISPLQSGCCKPPTQCGYTYVNPTYWISPINTAADIDCLKWSNDKTQLCYACNSCKAGLLANLKKEWRRVDNVILVITLIALICVYLVGCCALFIRNTKTEELFRRYRQGYT